The DNA region TTGTCCTATAATTTTTTTTATATCCTCAAAAGATAATTTAAGTACATTATCAATATTTCTTGATACTTTAAAAAGTTCTACATATTTAAACGGATTTTCATAACCATTTTTTTCCATCTCTTTATATAGAGATTTTAATGAAGAAATTATCTTATTTATAGATGTTTTTTTTAGTTTTCTCTCTTCTACCAAGCAGGCGATATAGTCTTCCACATCTTGTTTTTCTACATCTTTCATCAGCTCGATTAACTCTTCTGCTCTTATATTTTCTTCTCCTTCATATACAAAGTTTAGAAAATCTTTGAGGTAAAACATATAATCTTTAAGGGTTTTTTGAGAACGATATATTTCGAATATACTTTTACGTTCCTCTTTATTTCTTTTTTTTCTTCTGCTGACTGCTATTCCTGCTTCTTCTCTTTTTATTATATCCATTTTTACCTCTTTTAAAAAGTCCTATTAAAAAAATTAAGAAAATTATATGATGTCTTCTGAATTTATCTCTTTTACTTCTCCAAGTTCTAGATTATCTAAATTTAATTTTCCGAATGATATTCTTTTTAAAAATACCACTTTATTTCCAACTGCTTCCAGCATTTTTTTTACTTGGTGAAATTTTCCCTCTTTTATAGTTAGATGTATTTTATTTGAATCTACCTTTGATGCTTTTGCTGGCATTGTAATATAACCACCTATATCTAATCCGTTTCTTAATTTTGTTAAATCATCTTCTAAAATATCTTTTTCAAGATCAGCATAATAAGTTTTTTCTACATGACTTTTTGGAGATAGCAGTTTATGATTTAATGCTCCATCATTTGTCAGCAGCAAAAGTCCTTCAGTGTCTTTATCCAATCTTCCTACAGGAACTAGATCTTTCTTTATTACCCAATCAGGCAGCAGCTCCATAACTGTTTGTTCACTATTGTCCTCTACAGCTGTTATATATCCTGCTTTTTTGTTTAATATGTAGTATCTGAATTTTTTATATTCAAGTTTTTTTTCTTGATAAAAAACTTCATCTGAATTTTCTTTTATATTCATTTGCGGATTATTAGCAATTATTCCATTTACAGTTATTTCTCCTGTTCTGAGGATTTCTTTTACTTCTCTTCTGCTTCCCAGTCCACATTCTGTTAAAAATTTATCTAATCTCATTTCAATGTTCCTCCAGTTAACCATTCCTAATTAAATACTAACATATTATTTGACAAGTTTCAAATTTCCTTTTAAAATCTTTCTATAAATGTTATAATTTATGCAAGATTATTTTGAAAAGATAGGAGATTCAGAAACAATGATAAACTTTACTAAAATTGATGAAATGATTGAAATAATAGAAAATAACCAGATTCCAGATGACATGACATTTAATGATTATGTCTGTGAATTTTATAATGAAGTAAAAACTATTCCTTTATCTAAATATCTTAGAAGTAAAGATAAAGTCAAAAGACTTCCCAAAATAATGAATAGTAAAAAAGCTGGGGAAGTTATCTTGGCTAGTGAAAAAGATGAGGAAATTAAAACTTTTTTGAAAAGAAAAGGTTATAAAGAGATACCTCAGCTTGATTATAAATCTATTATGCTGTTAAGAAAAACAGATTTACTATCTAACTGGAAAAAGGTATTGCTTTTCTTTGAAGGAGAAGGAACAGTTGAAGAAATAAACAGCTCTACGAGACCTATCCTTTTACCACAGGAAGTAGAAAAACTGGAAAGTTACATAAAAGAAGAACTTAACATTAATGAGCAGGAGCTTAATTGGCTATTGAGTAAATTTGAAAAAATGCAGAAAAATAAGATGATTTTAAAATCATTACAGAAATTATCAAGATAAAAAAAGAGGATAACTCACAAATAGAAATATAATTTTAGTAATTTAATAACTTCTAAAATTAAGTCTAAATTTGAGTTTTATCCTCTTTTAACTTTTATAATACTCTTTTTTTCTATTAATACTGTTTTTTAAATTATAGCAGTCATTTATATGTCCTATTTGATGTCTAGTTCCAGGCATAAGTATTATTCCAGCAACATTCTTTTTTCCCCAGAAATCTAAGAGCCATATTGAATCAGGATGATCAGTG from Fusobacterium sp. includes:
- a CDS encoding pseudouridine synthase; translation: MRLDKFLTECGLGSRREVKEILRTGEITVNGIIANNPQMNIKENSDEVFYQEKKLEYKKFRYYILNKKAGYITAVEDNSEQTVMELLPDWVIKKDLVPVGRLDKDTEGLLLLTNDGALNHKLLSPKSHVEKTYYADLEKDILEDDLTKLRNGLDIGGYITMPAKASKVDSNKIHLTIKEGKFHQVKKMLEAVGNKVVFLKRISFGKLNLDNLELGEVKEINSEDII